A genomic window from Pseudonocardia broussonetiae includes:
- a CDS encoding helix-turn-helix domain-containing protein: MTIREAGGAWQSRRGTGGPSCTDRSHADDVAVLRELAADVTANPVLALRATMVLMCVLGSSSSVVAREVGCSRRTVVTWRERFRVEGVDGLRDAPRQGRPVTLNPAVVVVRTLQPPGDGHSRWSTRRLAAELGISNVSVGAVWRQWGMRPEPEGRVALLTEPVLDATIVDVVGLLVSRSMVLFAVAVGEPRRRAGAAVGLGRAVSDRLSGVAGRGPSGDDPLPVEFLDGLEVLLREQGARRPSEARLLVQGDATACRWALEQAVVAAHVIPAHLAWERIVRLGCLIAGSDEDGAASVGALRAAITDHGDGGTFGWLRRADREPDPTSTATGS; encoded by the coding sequence GTGACGATCCGTGAGGCCGGAGGTGCGTGGCAGAGCCGCCGCGGCACCGGTGGTCCGAGCTGCACCGACCGGTCGCACGCCGACGACGTGGCCGTGCTGCGCGAGCTGGCCGCGGACGTGACGGCGAACCCGGTGCTGGCGCTGCGCGCGACGATGGTGCTGATGTGCGTGCTGGGGTCGTCGTCGTCGGTCGTGGCCCGGGAGGTCGGGTGCAGCCGGCGGACCGTGGTCACGTGGCGTGAGCGGTTCCGCGTCGAGGGCGTCGACGGGTTGCGGGACGCGCCGCGGCAGGGCCGGCCGGTCACGCTGAACCCGGCGGTGGTCGTGGTGCGCACGCTGCAGCCGCCCGGGGACGGGCACTCCCGGTGGTCGACCCGACGGCTCGCCGCCGAGCTGGGCATCAGCAACGTGTCGGTGGGTGCGGTGTGGCGGCAGTGGGGCATGCGCCCGGAGCCGGAGGGCCGGGTCGCGCTGCTGACCGAGCCCGTCCTCGACGCCACGATCGTCGACGTGGTGGGGCTGCTCGTCAGCCGGTCGATGGTGCTGTTCGCGGTCGCGGTGGGGGAGCCGCGCAGGCGGGCGGGCGCGGCCGTCGGGCTGGGCCGGGCGGTCAGCGACCGGCTCTCCGGGGTCGCCGGACGCGGGCCGTCCGGCGACGACCCGCTGCCCGTGGAGTTCCTCGACGGGCTGGAGGTGCTGCTGCGCGAGCAGGGCGCGAGGCGGCCGTCGGAGGCGCGGTTGCTGGTGCAGGGGGACGCGACCGCGTGCCGGTGGGCGCTCGAGCAGGCCGTGGTCGCCGCCCACGTCATCCCGGCGCACCTCGCGTGGGAGCGGATCGTGCGGTTGGGGTGCCTGATCGCCGGGTCCGACGAGGACGGCGCGGCCTCGGTCGGTGCGCTGCGCGCCGCGATCACCGACCACGGGGACGGCGGCACGTTCGGCTGGCTCCGCCGGGCCGACAGGGAACCGGACCCGACCTCGACGGCCACCGGCTCCTGA
- a CDS encoding zinc-ribbon domain-containing protein has translation MILFFGTRVRTRVLDSQTGRCPYCGQLRTCERVALRSWFHVFWIPIFPIGRGQEAQRCTVCRGEWR, from the coding sequence ATGATCTTGTTCTTCGGCACCCGGGTCAGGACGCGCGTCCTCGACTCGCAGACGGGCCGGTGCCCCTACTGCGGTCAGCTGCGCACGTGCGAGCGGGTGGCGCTCCGGTCGTGGTTCCACGTGTTCTGGATCCCGATCTTCCCGATCGGGCGCGGTCAGGAGGCGCAGCGGTGCACCGTCTGCCGCGGCGAGTGGCGGTGA
- a CDS encoding App1 family protein, whose protein sequence is MYGRVEPRLRQRGWRDTLVPYTGYGTTSWVRVFGRLLLRRPDLAPARVKAVRGWRSFATLPVTDEPVTVEVGGRRHEVRTDRGGYVDAVVEADLEPGWRSVRFHRAGAESVEAPVRVLDPDVRFAVVSDIDDTVMVTALPRPLLAAWNTFVLDEYGRSPVPGMAVLYERLVTAHPEAPVFYLSTGAWNVAPALTRFLSRNLYPKGPLLLTDWGPTTDRWFRSGQAHKAATLARLAEEFPDVRWLLIGDDGQHDQEIYGEFAASHPEHVAAVAIRQLSPTQSVLAGGLSAPADGPAPADGQRRSWMYAPDGAGLARRLREHGLLPARGSTASATGAAE, encoded by the coding sequence GTGTACGGCAGGGTCGAGCCGAGGCTGCGGCAGCGCGGCTGGCGCGACACCCTCGTCCCCTACACCGGTTACGGGACGACGTCGTGGGTGCGGGTCTTCGGGCGGTTGCTGCTGCGCCGTCCCGACCTGGCGCCGGCACGGGTCAAGGCGGTCCGGGGCTGGCGCAGCTTCGCCACGCTCCCCGTCACCGACGAGCCCGTGACCGTCGAGGTGGGCGGCCGGCGGCACGAGGTGCGGACCGACCGCGGCGGCTACGTCGACGCCGTGGTGGAGGCCGATCTCGAACCGGGGTGGCGCAGCGTCCGGTTCCACCGGGCGGGCGCCGAGTCGGTCGAGGCGCCGGTGCGCGTGCTGGACCCGGACGTCCGCTTCGCCGTGGTGTCCGACATCGACGACACCGTGATGGTCACGGCGCTGCCGCGGCCCCTGCTCGCGGCGTGGAACACGTTCGTCCTCGACGAGTACGGGCGCTCGCCCGTCCCCGGGATGGCCGTGCTGTACGAGCGGCTGGTGACGGCGCACCCCGAGGCACCGGTGTTCTACCTGTCGACGGGGGCGTGGAACGTCGCGCCGGCGCTGACGCGGTTCCTGTCGCGCAACCTGTACCCGAAGGGGCCGCTGCTGCTCACCGACTGGGGCCCGACGACCGACCGCTGGTTCCGCAGCGGGCAGGCCCACAAGGCGGCCACGCTCGCCCGGCTGGCCGAGGAGTTCCCGGACGTCCGCTGGTTGCTCATCGGCGACGACGGGCAGCACGACCAGGAGATCTACGGCGAGTTCGCCGCGTCGCACCCGGAGCACGTCGCCGCCGTGGCGATCCGCCAGCTGTCCCCGACCCAGTCCGTGCTCGCCGGCGGCCTGTCGGCACCCGCCGACGGCCCCGCTCCGGCTGACGGGCAGCGGCGGTCGTGGATGTACGCGCCCGACGGCGCCGGCCTGGCCCGCCGGCTGCGCGAGCACGGACTCCTCCCGGCCCGGGGGTCGACGGCGTCCGCCACCGGTGCGGCCGAATAG
- a CDS encoding DJ-1/PfpI family protein has protein sequence MQIAIVLYPDFTALDIIGPYEVLGRLPGAEVVFVAEDPGLVRNDQRSLSVSPEATLDEVTEPDIVLIGGGPGFFGQLGDGKLHEWLRTVDRTSTWTTSVCTGAPILAAAGLLQGRRATTHWSAFGELERFGAIPAHERVVVDGHYVTGAGVSAGIDMSLTLAGEIAGEETAQMVQLIIEYAPEPPFRAGSIDVAPASVVERARAALG, from the coding sequence GTGCAGATCGCCATCGTCCTCTACCCGGACTTCACCGCCCTGGACATCATCGGGCCCTACGAGGTCCTGGGGCGCCTGCCCGGTGCCGAGGTCGTGTTCGTGGCGGAGGATCCCGGCCTCGTGCGCAACGACCAGCGGAGCCTGTCGGTCAGCCCGGAGGCGACCCTGGACGAGGTGACGGAGCCGGACATCGTCCTCATCGGTGGGGGTCCCGGGTTCTTCGGCCAGCTGGGCGACGGGAAGCTGCACGAGTGGCTGCGCACCGTGGACCGCACCAGCACCTGGACCACGTCGGTGTGCACGGGCGCGCCGATCCTGGCCGCGGCCGGGCTGCTGCAGGGACGTCGCGCGACCACCCACTGGTCGGCGTTCGGGGAGCTCGAGCGGTTCGGTGCGATCCCCGCGCACGAGCGGGTGGTCGTCGACGGCCACTACGTCACCGGCGCCGGGGTCTCGGCGGGCATCGACATGTCCCTGACCCTGGCCGGGGAGATCGCGGGGGAGGAGACCGCGCAGATGGTGCAGCTCATCATCGAGTACGCCCCCGAGCCGCCCTTCCGGGCCGGTTCGATCGACGTCGCTCCCGCGTCGGTGGTCGAGCGCGCCCGCGCGGCCCTGGGGTAG
- a CDS encoding GlxA family transcriptional regulator has product MRPRTVVIFVFDGAQPLDVVGPYDAFTGVARYHSSPEGPPYVVRTASIGGRPVRLAGGLTVTPDLDIDDVRRPDILLVPGGPGAEVPNPAIASRLRVLGRDVERLASVCTGSLLLAEAGLLDGRRATTHWSYCGQFAREYPKVQVQRYPIFVEDDGIFTSAGVTAGIDLALALIEQDCGRELALRVARLLVVFVRRPGHQAQVSTQLAVQSTRRTRLGDIRAWLADHLDEDLSVPALAERATMSPRHFARQFQSETGTTPGKYVEQARVETAQRMLTDTVDNVDRIARLCGWGTSEAMRRAFLRVLDESPGSYRARHAASAHPSHRSPA; this is encoded by the coding sequence ATGCGCCCGCGGACCGTGGTGATCTTCGTGTTCGACGGGGCGCAACCCCTCGACGTCGTCGGCCCGTACGACGCCTTCACCGGGGTCGCCCGGTACCACTCGTCCCCGGAGGGGCCGCCCTACGTCGTGCGCACCGCGTCGATCGGGGGGCGCCCGGTCCGGCTCGCCGGAGGCCTCACGGTCACGCCGGACCTGGACATCGACGACGTCCGGCGACCAGACATCCTCCTCGTCCCCGGCGGGCCCGGCGCCGAGGTCCCGAACCCCGCGATCGCCTCGAGGTTGCGCGTGCTGGGCCGGGACGTGGAGCGCCTGGCGTCGGTCTGCACCGGGTCACTGCTCCTCGCCGAGGCCGGCCTGCTGGACGGCAGGCGGGCCACCACCCACTGGTCCTACTGCGGCCAGTTCGCGCGGGAGTACCCGAAGGTGCAGGTCCAGCGCTACCCGATCTTCGTCGAGGACGACGGCATCTTCACCTCGGCCGGGGTCACGGCGGGGATCGACCTCGCGCTCGCGCTGATCGAGCAGGACTGCGGTCGCGAGCTGGCGCTCCGCGTGGCCCGCCTGCTCGTGGTCTTCGTGCGCCGGCCCGGCCACCAGGCGCAGGTCAGCACGCAGCTGGCCGTGCAGTCGACCCGGCGGACGCGGCTGGGCGACATCCGCGCGTGGCTGGCCGACCACCTCGACGAGGACCTCTCGGTCCCGGCCCTCGCCGAGCGGGCCACGATGTCGCCCCGGCACTTCGCCCGGCAGTTCCAGTCCGAGACCGGCACCACCCCGGGGAAGTACGTCGAGCAGGCGAGGGTGGAGACCGCCCAGCGGATGCTGACCGACACCGTCGACAACGTCGACCGGATCGCCCGCCTCTGCGGCTGGGGCACCTCCGAGGCGATGCGCCGGGCGTTCCTGCGGGTCCTGGACGAGTCGCCGGGCAGCTACCGGGCCCGGCACGCGGCGTCGGCGCACCCCTCGCACCGGTCCCCCGCCTGA
- a CDS encoding YybH family protein: MPSTAQTIEETRARFPVLFNEGRFEELGAWFYTEDAVAMPAAQDPIEGRAAICDYLSGLREQHGLRFQLGVIRTVAGEDSAHLVGTYVATAGDGTRAEGVTHEAWALQADGTWKCSVDMWHDRA; encoded by the coding sequence ATGCCCAGCACCGCGCAGACGATCGAGGAGACCCGAGCCCGGTTCCCCGTGCTCTTCAACGAGGGCCGGTTCGAGGAGCTGGGCGCGTGGTTCTACACCGAGGACGCGGTGGCCATGCCGGCCGCCCAGGACCCCATCGAGGGCCGGGCCGCGATCTGCGACTACCTCTCCGGGCTGCGGGAGCAGCACGGGCTCCGGTTCCAGCTGGGAGTGATCAGGACCGTCGCGGGCGAGGACAGCGCCCACCTCGTCGGCACCTACGTCGCGACGGCCGGGGACGGCACGCGCGCGGAGGGCGTCACGCACGAGGCGTGGGCGCTGCAGGCGGACGGGACCTGGAAGTGCAGCGTCGACATGTGGCACGACCGGGCCTGA
- a CDS encoding sugar ABC transporter substrate-binding protein: protein MARRVAGATATALVVLGVGACGSGAAAAGGDCAETYEIGLSHPVGEAAFVKALKREVQAQADRIGCVEMLFDDTQANDLESQRNTVETWVTQRVDAVVVLPVDAKALSPLQEQAQSSGIKWLTYATPGEGADGYTGFDNVLSGDLVGRAAADWITENQLGGRVTAAISSISALPDVRGRWTQPEQLIPAAGVEVVSLQDCADQTCGLEQAEVLLNAHPDLRVYIGANDDAALGALKAFESRGIDPGEVFIAGQDGNVEALKAVRAGGAYRLSAAIDMNDLARAIVQNSINAVTGTGETETEATVVPASLDDPARLDALIAQLGG from the coding sequence ATGGCGCGACGGGTGGCCGGTGCGACGGCGACGGCGCTGGTGGTGCTCGGGGTCGGCGCCTGCGGCTCGGGCGCCGCGGCCGCCGGTGGCGACTGCGCGGAGACCTACGAGATCGGGCTCAGCCACCCGGTCGGTGAGGCCGCCTTCGTGAAGGCCCTCAAGAGGGAGGTCCAGGCCCAGGCCGACCGGATCGGCTGCGTCGAGATGCTGTTCGACGACACGCAGGCCAACGACCTGGAGTCCCAGCGCAACACGGTCGAGACCTGGGTGACCCAGCGCGTCGACGCCGTCGTCGTGCTCCCGGTGGACGCGAAGGCGCTCTCGCCGCTGCAGGAGCAGGCCCAGTCGTCCGGGATCAAGTGGCTCACCTACGCCACGCCCGGTGAGGGGGCGGACGGCTACACCGGGTTCGACAACGTCCTCAGCGGGGACCTGGTGGGCCGGGCGGCCGCCGACTGGATCACCGAGAACCAGCTCGGCGGACGGGTGACCGCCGCCATCAGCTCGATCAGCGCACTCCCGGACGTCCGGGGGCGCTGGACGCAACCGGAGCAGCTGATCCCCGCCGCCGGTGTCGAGGTGGTGTCCCTCCAGGACTGCGCCGACCAGACCTGCGGTCTGGAGCAGGCCGAGGTCCTCCTCAACGCGCACCCGGACCTGCGGGTCTACATCGGGGCCAACGACGACGCCGCCCTGGGCGCGCTCAAGGCGTTCGAGAGCAGGGGCATCGACCCGGGCGAGGTCTTCATCGCCGGGCAGGACGGCAACGTCGAGGCCCTCAAGGCGGTCAGGGCGGGCGGCGCCTACCGGTTGTCGGCCGCGATCGACATGAACGACCTGGCCCGCGCGATCGTCCAGAACTCGATCAACGCCGTCACGGGCACGGGCGAGACCGAGACCGAGGCGACCGTCGTCCCCGCCTCCCTCGACGACCCCGCCAGGCTCGACGCGCTGATCGCCCAGCTCGGTGGGTGA
- a CDS encoding sugar ABC transporter ATP-binding protein: protein MTIEGLTKSYGPNAVLRGVDLEIRAGEVHALLGPNGAGKSTLLGCLSGAVRPDAGSIVVNGESHTGFTPQSALRAGTAIIYQHLELVDDLSAVENIFLGTELRTRFGTVRQRAQHRIASELLGRVGAGFDPARPLTSLTTGQKQVVEIAKALRHEPEVLVLDEPTAALSARETEVLLALVTKLAHGSGLAVVYVTHLLREVTAIADRVSVLRDGSVEWTRRSAELTLEDLVEGITGAPAPTSNRPPGTDAPGAGGKALLELTDFRAAGAPPVSLAVGVGEVVGVFGLLGSGRTNLVEALAGARPSRGGLRLAGRAVPVPSPRVARRSGIALVPSDRAVQSLFPSLSAQENVLVPHYGRLSGRVRRPGVEERTFREVAERMRLHPLDPGLPGDRFSGGNAQKLVMGRWLVEDGGVTLLLLDEPTQGVDVGARAELHRMVREFARTGDRAVVFVSSDVEELNALADRIVVLADSRVTGVVPGHASERDLLVLAQTSAGGVEPEGSSAA from the coding sequence ATGACCATCGAGGGACTGACCAAGTCCTACGGGCCCAACGCGGTGCTCCGCGGTGTCGACCTGGAGATCCGGGCCGGCGAGGTCCACGCCCTGCTGGGTCCGAACGGCGCGGGCAAGTCGACGCTGCTCGGCTGCCTGAGCGGCGCGGTGCGGCCCGACGCGGGGTCGATCGTCGTGAACGGCGAGTCCCACACGGGCTTCACCCCCCAGTCGGCCCTGCGGGCCGGCACGGCGATCATCTACCAGCACCTGGAGCTCGTGGACGACCTGTCCGCGGTGGAGAACATCTTCCTCGGCACCGAGCTGCGCACCCGGTTCGGGACCGTCCGGCAGCGTGCGCAGCACCGGATCGCGTCGGAGCTCCTCGGGCGGGTCGGGGCCGGGTTCGACCCGGCCCGGCCGCTGACCTCGCTGACGACGGGGCAGAAGCAGGTCGTCGAGATCGCCAAGGCCCTCCGGCACGAGCCCGAGGTGCTCGTCCTGGACGAACCGACGGCCGCCCTGAGCGCGCGGGAGACCGAGGTGCTCCTGGCGCTCGTCACGAAGCTCGCGCACGGGTCGGGGCTCGCCGTCGTCTACGTCACCCACCTCCTGCGGGAGGTGACGGCGATCGCCGACCGGGTCTCGGTCCTGCGGGACGGGAGCGTGGAGTGGACGCGGCGCAGCGCCGAGCTCACCCTCGAGGACCTGGTGGAGGGGATCACGGGCGCTCCCGCGCCCACGTCGAACCGGCCCCCGGGGACGGACGCACCGGGCGCGGGCGGGAAGGCACTGCTCGAGCTCACCGACTTCCGCGCCGCGGGCGCGCCCCCGGTCTCGCTCGCGGTCGGCGTCGGCGAGGTCGTCGGGGTGTTCGGACTCCTGGGGTCCGGTCGCACCAACCTGGTCGAGGCGCTGGCCGGGGCGCGGCCGAGCCGGGGCGGGCTCCGGCTGGCCGGGCGTGCGGTGCCGGTGCCCTCGCCGCGGGTCGCCCGCCGGTCCGGCATCGCCCTGGTGCCCTCGGACCGCGCGGTGCAGTCGCTGTTCCCGTCGCTGTCGGCGCAGGAGAACGTCCTGGTGCCGCACTACGGGCGGCTGTCGGGACGGGTGCGCCGCCCCGGGGTCGAGGAGCGGACGTTCCGCGAGGTCGCCGAGCGCATGCGGCTGCACCCCCTGGACCCGGGACTGCCCGGGGACCGGTTCTCGGGCGGCAACGCCCAGAAGCTGGTGATGGGCCGGTGGCTCGTGGAGGACGGCGGCGTCACCCTGCTGCTGCTCGACGAGCCGACCCAGGGCGTCGACGTGGGGGCGCGCGCCGAGCTCCACCGCATGGTCCGGGAGTTCGCCCGCACGGGCGACCGCGCCGTCGTGTTCGTCTCGAGCGACGTCGAGGAGCTCAACGCCCTCGCCGACCGGATCGTCGTCCTCGCCGACTCCCGCGTCACGGGGGTCGTCCCCGGCCACGCCTCCGAGCGGGACCTGCTCGTGCTCGCCCAGACGTCGGCCGGCGGCGTCGAACCCGAAGGGAGCAGTGCCGCATGA
- a CDS encoding ABC transporter permease encodes MTEVLATSTRPTAAVPLRSGLLTGIDSIMPVATVGLMVFFAVRESAFLTADNLLLVALQSAPLMVVAVGAALLLMCGYIDLSVGSVIAVSGVCAGLTFNAAGVPAGVLVGLCVGLAFGVLNGLLIGYLGLSPIIVTLGVLAAGRGLAQVLSPDSLYGFPDAVLEFGSARVLGVANLVWIAVAVVALGGLVMAMLPVGRHIVAVGVNSRAAYLSGIPVRRLVFGMYALVGLLSAVGGLMIVSRLDSAPSGTLGAGLEISVLTAVLLGGIPYSGGKGHLWRVVLGVWLMGILTNGITLMNVSSQLSQVLTGLVLVLAAALEGIRSWLHRSSH; translated from the coding sequence ATGACCGAGGTCCTCGCCACCAGCACGCGGCCGACGGCGGCCGTCCCGCTCCGGTCCGGCCTGCTCACGGGCATCGACAGCATCATGCCCGTCGCGACCGTCGGGCTGATGGTGTTCTTCGCCGTCCGCGAGTCCGCGTTCCTGACCGCCGACAACCTGCTGCTCGTCGCGCTCCAGTCGGCACCGCTGATGGTCGTGGCCGTGGGGGCCGCGCTGCTGCTGATGTGCGGCTACATCGACCTGTCCGTCGGCTCGGTGATCGCGGTGTCGGGCGTCTGCGCCGGTCTGACCTTCAACGCCGCCGGCGTCCCGGCGGGCGTCCTGGTCGGGCTCTGCGTCGGTCTCGCCTTCGGCGTGCTCAACGGCCTGCTCATCGGCTACCTGGGCCTGTCGCCCATCATCGTCACGCTCGGCGTGCTGGCGGCCGGGCGGGGACTGGCGCAGGTGCTCTCGCCGGACTCGCTCTACGGGTTCCCCGACGCCGTGCTCGAGTTCGGCAGCGCGAGGGTCCTCGGCGTCGCGAACCTCGTGTGGATCGCGGTCGCCGTCGTGGCGCTCGGGGGCCTGGTCATGGCGATGCTCCCCGTGGGGCGCCACATCGTCGCGGTGGGCGTCAACAGCCGGGCGGCCTACCTCAGCGGGATCCCGGTCCGGCGGCTCGTCTTCGGGATGTACGCCCTGGTCGGCCTGCTCAGCGCCGTGGGCGGCCTCATGATCGTCTCGCGCCTGGACAGCGCCCCCAGCGGGACCCTGGGTGCGGGACTCGAGATCAGCGTCCTCACGGCGGTCCTGCTCGGCGGCATCCCCTACAGCGGCGGCAAGGGCCACCTGTGGCGGGTCGTCCTCGGCGTCTGGCTGATGGGGATCCTCACGAACGGCATCACCCTGATGAACGTCAGCTCGCAGCTCAGCCAGGTCCTCACCGGTCTCGTCCTGGTGCTCGCGGCCGCGCTCGAAGGCATCCGCTCCTGGCTCCACCGGTCGTCGCACTGA
- a CDS encoding N,N-dimethylformamidase beta subunit family domain-containing protein, whose translation MIPSILTSYTDRLSYFPGEAIHLFVSSPQEDRARVSLVHLDAALDSPGKEAQTTEVPWADATTVPVGGQDGHFGGFMTGVLAAAPGTRFTVGAFVRFDERIGPSLQAVVAVGDEQRAVVLGVEDARLVLRSPDGAVRCTEPLDPNAWYLLVGTVDGDRAEVHALAVEVGAATASATGSLPGAAPLGTDVVVAGAFPVVTRGSGATAHGRAAANLTATVSWPFVTSTVLDPEQLRALAQQRALDAAAFGDGLLGAWDLFPGDGEDGLARSATGGEPGRLHNLPTRAVPGPNWQRRTTRFVEAPAEYSAAHFHATDLVDAGWSETFSGALPADLPSGAYALRVATERETDVVPFVVAPAPADARKPVVVVIPTFTYLSYANESLFEGMVPSVTGHFTTGPSEADLAHVGNRTFGLSQYDTHADGHGVVFSSAARPIVNTRHDYRMWLSDSGRGFSAEMYLLEWLATVGIAFDVITDFELHTLGADYLAGWEVVLSGAHPEYHSSEMLDALTRYRDTGGHLVYLGGNGFYWVTGVVSESPLVLEVRRGFAGITAWKSRPGETCLVSTGLLGGSWRHRGREPQRLVGVGMAGQGWGGSQPYWRTEASYAPEVAWIFEGVEEEPIGAYGRVMGGAAGDELDRADPVLGTPADAVVLAASRDHDRTYQRDAAEVAFILDGQHGGDVDPEVHSDVVHFTTPGGGAVFAAGSIAYSGALLENGAKNGISRMTENVVRRFAGLDTTEGSSA comes from the coding sequence GTGATCCCCTCGATCCTGACCTCCTACACCGACCGGCTCTCCTACTTCCCCGGTGAGGCGATCCACCTGTTCGTCTCCAGCCCGCAGGAGGACCGGGCGAGGGTGTCCCTGGTGCACCTGGACGCCGCCCTCGACTCCCCGGGGAAGGAGGCGCAGACCACGGAGGTCCCGTGGGCCGACGCGACGACCGTGCCGGTCGGCGGGCAGGACGGCCACTTCGGCGGCTTCATGACCGGGGTCCTGGCCGCGGCGCCCGGCACCCGCTTCACGGTCGGGGCCTTCGTGCGCTTCGACGAGCGCATCGGGCCCTCGCTGCAGGCGGTCGTCGCGGTGGGCGACGAGCAGCGGGCCGTCGTCCTCGGTGTCGAGGACGCCCGGCTCGTGCTGCGCAGCCCCGACGGCGCGGTCCGATGCACCGAGCCGCTCGACCCGAACGCGTGGTACCTCCTCGTGGGCACCGTCGACGGTGACCGGGCCGAGGTGCACGCCCTCGCCGTCGAGGTGGGGGCCGCCACGGCGTCGGCGACCGGGAGCCTGCCCGGCGCCGCCCCGCTGGGCACCGACGTCGTCGTCGCCGGGGCCTTCCCGGTCGTGACCCGGGGCAGCGGGGCCACCGCCCACGGGCGCGCGGCGGCGAACCTCACCGCCACCGTCAGCTGGCCGTTCGTGACCTCGACCGTGCTCGACCCCGAGCAGTTGCGCGCCCTGGCGCAGCAGCGCGCCCTCGACGCCGCGGCGTTCGGCGACGGGCTCCTCGGCGCCTGGGACCTGTTCCCGGGCGACGGCGAGGACGGCCTCGCGCGATCCGCCACCGGCGGCGAACCGGGACGGTTGCACAACCTGCCGACCCGGGCGGTCCCCGGGCCGAACTGGCAGCGGCGGACGACCCGCTTCGTGGAGGCTCCCGCCGAGTACTCCGCGGCCCACTTCCACGCGACCGACCTCGTGGACGCCGGCTGGAGCGAGACGTTCTCCGGCGCACTGCCCGCCGACCTGCCCTCGGGCGCCTACGCCCTCCGGGTCGCGACCGAGCGGGAGACGGACGTCGTCCCCTTCGTCGTGGCGCCCGCCCCGGCCGACGCCCGCAAGCCGGTCGTGGTGGTGATCCCGACCTTCACCTACCTGTCCTACGCCAACGAGTCGCTCTTCGAGGGCATGGTCCCGTCCGTCACCGGACACTTCACGACCGGCCCGAGCGAGGCGGACCTGGCCCACGTCGGGAACCGGACCTTCGGGCTCTCGCAGTACGACACCCACGCGGACGGCCACGGGGTGGTGTTCTCGAGCGCGGCGCGCCCGATCGTCAACACGCGGCACGACTACCGCATGTGGCTCAGCGACAGCGGTCGCGGCTTCTCGGCGGAGATGTACCTCCTGGAGTGGCTGGCGACCGTCGGGATCGCGTTCGACGTGATCACCGACTTCGAGCTGCACACGCTCGGCGCCGACTACCTCGCCGGGTGGGAGGTCGTCCTGTCGGGCGCCCATCCGGAGTACCACTCGAGCGAGATGCTCGACGCGCTCACCCGGTACCGCGACACCGGCGGTCACCTCGTCTACCTCGGGGGGAACGGCTTCTACTGGGTGACCGGCGTCGTCTCGGAGTCGCCGCTGGTCCTGGAGGTCCGCCGCGGGTTCGCCGGCATCACGGCCTGGAAGTCCCGACCGGGTGAGACCTGCCTGGTCTCCACCGGGCTGCTCGGCGGGTCCTGGCGGCACCGCGGCCGGGAGCCGCAGCGCCTGGTCGGCGTCGGGATGGCGGGCCAGGGCTGGGGCGGCTCGCAGCCGTACTGGCGGACGGAGGCCTCGTACGCCCCCGAGGTCGCGTGGATCTTCGAGGGGGTGGAGGAGGAGCCGATCGGCGCGTACGGGCGCGTGATGGGCGGCGCCGCGGGTGACGAGCTCGACCGCGCCGACCCGGTACTGGGGACGCCCGCCGACGCGGTCGTCCTCGCCGCCTCGCGCGACCACGACCGCACCTACCAGCGCGACGCCGCCGAGGTGGCGTTCATCCTCGACGGCCAGCACGGCGGGGACGTCGATCCCGAGGTGCACTCCGACGTCGTCCACTTCACGACACCGGGCGGGGGAGCGGTGTTCGCCGCCGGGTCGATCGCGTACTCGGGCGCCCTGCTCGAGAACGGCGCGAAGAACGGGATCTCACGCATGACGGAGAACGTCGTCCGGCGCTTCGCCGGTCTCGACACCACCGAGGGGAGCAGCGCATGA